A genomic region of Zygotorulaspora mrakii chromosome 7, complete sequence contains the following coding sequences:
- the CSE1 gene encoding importin-alpha export receptor (similar to Saccharomyces cerevisiae CSE1 (YGL238W); ancestral locus Anc_3.561) — protein MSDLETVSRYLADSVVASTAKSSERALRGLEDQDGFGLTLLHVVASANLPVPTRLAGALFFKNFIKRKWVDEDGNHLLPAGNVKLIKEEIVPLMITLPNNLQVQIGEAISVIANSDFPNNWPTLLEDLASRLTTVDMVTNKGVLVVAHSIFKRWRPLFRSDELFLEIKAVLDVFTEPFLNLLKSVDEQIGQNENNEASLNILFDVLLLLIKLYYDFNCQDIPEFFEDNIQVGMGILHKYLAYSNPLADDPDETDQAGVLIKVKSSIQELVQLYTTRYEDVFGPMINEFIQITWNLLTAISVQPKYDILVSKSLSFLTAVSRIPKYFEIFDNEFAMNNIAEQIILPNVTLRESDIELFEDDPIEYIRRDLEGSDTDTRRRACTDFLKELKEKNEQLVTSVFTNHITKFFSQYQANPNSNWKFKDICIFLFTALAANGAITATGVSSTNILLDVVEFFTKQIAPDLTQPVPHIILRVDAIKYLYIFRNQLNKTQLIEILPILANFLESDEYVVYTYAAVTIERILTIRESNVSPNSIFNKRDLSGSSRMLLTNLVKLISNQGNSPEKLAENEFLMRSVFRVLQTSEDIAQDMFPVLLNQLLTIISIISKNPSNPRFSHYSFESIGAILKYSSLQMLPELISTTMPVFLTILSNDVQEFIPYVFQLVAFCVEKGKSVPDSIRSLAQPLLTPALWEMKGNIPAVTRLLKALIKVDQSLFPDLVPVLGIFQRLIASKAHDIYGFELLERIMIEIDMSHLAPYVKQIALLLLQRLQNSKTEKYVKKFVAFLGLMSLKLGADFVVSFIDEVQNGLFLQIWSNFVIPALPNIGNPSDRKVALIGTLNTMTNGALFSSKYSSLLPLTLESVVETASSDSIANLKTSHIDFDNLEEITTFGSSFSKLSCIAEKIYDPFPQMDPIRGVKSYVADVLKKYSETSGSALIASVALQLPGDAQLKLKNLITMA, from the coding sequence ATGTCTGATTTGGAAACTGTCTCGAGATATCTTGCCGACTCGGTTGTGGCATCGACCGCCAAGAGCTCCGAAAGAGCTTTACGAGGTTTGGAGGATCAAGATGGATTTGGACTAACTTTGCTGCATGTAGTCGCATCTGCGAATCTACCGGTCCCAACAAGACTGGCAGGAGCcttgttcttcaaaaatttcataaAGAGAAAGTGGGTAGATGAAGATGGCAATCATTTGCTTCCTGCCGGTAATGTcaaattgatcaaagaaGAGATCGTGCCATTGATGATAACCTTGCCAAATAATTTGCAGGTTCAAATTGGTGAAGCCATTTCAGTTATTGCGAACTCGGATTTTCCAAACAATTGGCCAACCCTATTAGAAGATTTGGCTTCAAGATTAACAACAGTTGATATGGTGACTAATAAGGGTGTGCTTGTGGTGGCACAttctattttcaaaagatggAGACCTCTATTCAGATCAGACGAACTTTTTCTGGAAATCAAGGCTGTACTCGATGTTTTTACCGAGCCATTTCTCAATCTTCTGAAGAGCGTCGATGAGCAAATTGGGcagaatgaaaacaatgagGCATCCCTAAATATTTTATTCGATGTTTTACTACTTCTGATCAAGCTTTATTATGATTTCAACTGTCAAGATATTCCTGAATTCTTTGAGGATAATATACAAGTAGGAATGGGTATTCTTCATAAATACTTGGCTTATTCAAATCCATTGGCCGATGACCCAGACGAAACAGATCAAGCTGGTGTATTGATAAAAGTTAAATCCTCGATACAGGAGCTGGTTCAACTGTACACAACAAGATACGAAGACGTCTTCGGTCCAATGATTAACGAATTCATCCAAATTACATGGAATCTGTTGACTGCAATATCTGTTCAGCCAAAATACGATATTCTagtatcaaaatctttgtcttttttaACAGCAGTTTCACGAATTCCCAagtattttgaaatttttgacaatGAATTCGCAATGAATAACATTGCCGAACAAATAATTCTACCGAATGTGACCTTACGCGAGTCTGATATTGAATTATTCGAAGACGATCCAATTGAGTATATTCGTAGAGATCTTGAAGGATCTGACACTGATACTAGGAGAAGAGCTTGCACggattttttgaaagaacttAAAGAGAAGAATGAACAATTAGTAACAAGTGTGTTCACTAACCACATTACCAAGTTTTTTTCGCAATACCAAGCCAATCCCAACTCCAACTGGAAATTTAAGGATATTTgcattttcctttttaccGCATTGGCTGCCAATGGTGCAATCACAGCAACAGGGGTCTCTTCGACAAATATTCTGTTAGATGTAGTCGAATTTTTCACTAAGCAAATTGCCCCGGATTTGACGCAACCTGTTCCTCATATTATTTTGAGAGTTGATGCCATCAAGTACCTATACATTTTCAGAAACCAACTGAACAAGACTCAGTTAATTGAGATTTTGCCAATCTtagcaaattttttggaaagtGATGAATATGTTGTCTATACGTATGCTGCTGTGACTATTGAGCGAATTTTAACAATCAGGGAATCAAATGTGTCACCaaattccattttcaataagaGGGATCTGTCTGGTAGCTCAAGAATGCTTTTAACAAATCTTGTAAAGCTGATCTCAAATCAAGGAAATTCACCAGAGAAACTTGCGGAAAATGAGTTTTTGATGAGGTCTGTATTTAGGGTGTTGCAAACATCCGAAGATATAGCTCAAGATATGTTTCCTGTTTTGTTAAATCAACTTTTGACGATAATTAGCATTATATCTAAAAATCCGTCAAATCCCAGGTTTTCGCATTACTCATTTGAGTCCATCGGCGCTATCTTAAAGTACAGTTCGTTACAGATGCTTCCCGAACTGATAAGTACGACTATGCCAGTATTTCTCACCATATTGTCGAACGATGTCCAAGAATTCATCCCCTATGTCTTTCAACTCGTTGCTTTCTGTGtggaaaaaggaaaatccGTTCCCGACAGCATAAGATCGTTGGCCCAACCACTTTTGACTCCGGCATTATGGGAGATGAAAGGTAATATCCCGGCGGTTACAAGGCTTTTGAAAGCACTCATTAAAGTGGACCAATCATTGTTTCCTGATTTAGTCCCAGTACTCGgcattttccaaagattAATTGCATCTAAAGCACATGATATTTATGGATTCGAGTTGCTGGAGCGTATTATGATAGAAATTGATATGAGCCACTTGGCGCCATACGTGAAACAAATTGCGCTACTCCTTCTTCAACGTTTACAAAATTCGAAAACCGAGAAGTATGTGAAAAAGTTTGTTGCCTTCTTGGGCCTAatgtctttgaaattggGGGCTGACTTCGTTGTTTCATTCATCGATGAAGTTCAAAATGGTTTGTTTCTGCAAATATGGTCGAATTTTGTCATACCTGCTCTGCCTAATATTGGCAATCCATCGGATCGTAAAGTTGCGCTTATAGGAACCTTAAATACCATGACCAACGGGGCACTATTTTCCAGcaaatattcttctttgttACCACTTACGTTGGAGAGTGTTGTCGAGACAGCCTCCTCCGATAGCATCgccaatttgaaaactaGCCATATCGATTTCGATAATCTCGAGGAAATAACCACATTCGGGTCTAGTTTCAGCAAGTTGAGTTGTATTGCGGAAAAAATTTATGATCCATTTCCACAAATGGACCCCATCCGGGGCGTTAAATCATACGTTGCGGACGTTCTTAAAAAGTACAGCGAAACATCAGGATCTGCTTTGATAGCTTCTGTTGCACTTCAGTTACCTGGTGATGCGCAACtaaagctgaaaaatttgattacCATGGCATAG
- the ANK1 gene encoding ankyrin repeat-containing protein ANK1 (similar to Saccharomyces cerevisiae YGL242C; ancestral locus Anc_3.565), whose translation METEGASLAEQLLDASRRNNDDLLKTILENAGEDSQKVADLINSARDPFGNTALHLCCKYGSWEVLDDLLDQEGIEVDPKNNIDCDTPLHVTVRYAQEEPEHGTFIAKNLIEVGADPRVKNKKNQKPIDLIHGNELDELIDLLQGAELAADMGGQQADDNEPEIISDESDDEDVDIKTTA comes from the coding sequence ATGGAAACTGAGGGTGCATCGTTGGCAGAGCAGCTTTTAGATGCttcaagaagaaacaaTGATGACTTACTAAAGACAATTTTAGAGAATGCTGGCGAGGACTCCCAGAAAGTTGCTGATTTGATCAACTCAGCAAGGGATCCATTTGGTAATACAGCGCTCCACTTATGTTGCAAATACGGATCGTGGGAAGTACTGGATGATCTCTTAGATCAGGAGGGAATAGAGGTtgatccaaaaaataaCATTGATTGCGATACTCCCCTTCATGTTACTGTAAGATACGCACAAGAAGAACCTGAACACGGAACTTTCATCGCAAAAAATCTCATTGAGGTTGGTGCAGATCCAAGAgtaaaaaataagaaaaatcaaaagcCGATTGATCTAATTCATGGTAATGAGCTCGATGAATTGATTGATCTATTGCAAGGCGCAGAACTTGCAGCGGATATGGGTGGACAGCAGGCTGACGACAACGAGCCCGAAATAATATCTGATGAgtctgatgatgaagacgTAGACATCAAGACAACGGCTTAA
- the TAD1 gene encoding tRNA-specific adenosine deaminase (similar to Saccharomyces cerevisiae TAD1 (YGL243W); ancestral locus Anc_3.566): MQPEDETGSLADEIQRTVEDAYLKLQPICRPGVRSNNVTEWTVLAGVVAVDQNSNMDKLRLISIATGVKSLPDTELKRSNGKILHDCHAEILAIRGLNRVLLEHANYLKTTGEVATDLLVFDSYSNTFRLKEMWGLALYISALPCGDASMTTLRTEASSDNETQAVVVDESDLIQYVDGTNKTILRGRMNYEKLGIVRTKPGRIDSLLTLSKSCSDKLCIKQVTSILNCMTWSLITGPVYLKYLIIPLENVAEELHLQRSLHKRIENVNMVPMKILKCHNRFLHSKSEKAQEPSAMASVKLFFNLPNLETSEQAILNGLRNGFYTKKEKPLRKNSETIVSRYAQWKFFQKLNPEITAGQSYLEFKRSQHDRKCLIEKTKRYLSPDGWISTHVDNVN, from the coding sequence ATGCAGCCAGAGGATGAGACAGGCTCACTTGCAGATGAAATACAAAGGACTGTAGAAGATGCCTATCTGAAACTTCAACCGATTTGCAGGCCGGGGGTGCGCTCTAACAATGTGACTGAGTGGACAGTGCTGGCTGGTGTCGTTGCCGTTGATCAAAATTCGAATATGGACAAACTTCGATTAATCTCTATAGCTACAGGCGTTAAATCTTTACCGGATAcagagttgaaaagaagCAATGGAAAGATACTGCACGATTGTCACGCAGAGATTCTTGCAATCAGAGGGTTGAATAGAGTGCTTTTGGAACATGccaattatttgaaaaccACCGGCGAAGTTGCGACAGATTTACTAGTTTTTGATTCCTACAGCAACACTTTTCGCTTGAAGGAGATGTGGGGCCTAGCACTTTACATATCTGCATTGCCCTGTGGAGACGCCAGCATGACTACTCTGAGAACAGAAGCCTCTTCAGATAACGAAACTCAGGCAGTTGTTGTTGACGAAAGTGATTTAATTCAGTACGTTGATGGTACAAATAAAACTATTTTGCGAGGTAGAATGAATTACGAAAAGTTGGGTATTGTAAGAACGAAACCCGGAAGAATTGACTCACTTTTAACACTCTCCAAATCCTGCTCTGATAAATTATGTATCAAACAAGTCACATCTATTTTAAACTGTATGACTTGGAGCTTAATTACTGGCCCCGTATACTTGAAATATCTCATAATCCCATTAGAAAATGTAGCAGAGGAGCTTCATCTACAAAGAAGTCTTCATAAAAGGATTGAAAACGTGAACATGGTCCCGATGAAGATTCTCAAATGTCATAACAGATTTTTGCATAGCAAGTCCGAAAAAGCTCAGGAGCCTAGTGCAATGGCTAGCGTGAAGCTATTCTTCAATCTGCCAAACTTGGAGACATCTGAGCAGGCAATCTTGAATGGCTTGAGAAACGGTTTTtatacaaaaaaagagaaacCTCTAAGAAAAAACAGCGAGACTATTGTTAGCAGATATGCCCAAtggaaatttttccaaaagttGAATCCAGAAATAACTGCTGGACAGTCGTATTTGGAATTCAAAAGGTCGCAGCATGATAGAAAATGCCTAATAGAAAAAACCAAAAGGTATTTATCTCCAGATGGGTGGATAAGCACACATGTGGATAACGTGAATTAA
- the BNA6 gene encoding nicotinate-nucleotide diphosphorylase (carboxylating) (similar to Saccharomyces cerevisiae BNA6 (YFR047C); ancestral locus Anc_3.563), with protein MAVDLRNLLPTNGQWRQDVTNWLQEDVPSFDYGGFVVGSDPKSATLLCKQDGILSGVPFAQEVFNQCQLDVEWYFKEGEKLSPSTTEVGKIAVAKVRGEAKNILLAERTALNILSRSSGIATASYKIIMSARKVGYRGIIAGTRKTTPGLRRLEKYSMLVGGCDSHRYDLSSMVMLKDNHIWSTGSITNAVQNAKSVCGFSVKIEVECQTEEEADEAIEADADVIMLDNFSNDLLKICAKSLKEKWHGKKHFLLECSGGLKRDNLEKFLCDEIDIYSTSSIHQGTEVIDFSLKIDH; from the coding sequence ATGGCAGTCGATCTGAGGAATTTGTTGCCCACCAATGGGCAATGGAGACAAGACGTGACTAATTGGCTACAGGAAGACGTTCCATCATTCGATTACGGAGGTTTTGTTGTTGGTTCCGACCCGAAGAGTGCGACCTTATTGTGCAAGCAGGACGGTATTCTTAGCGGCGTACCTTTCGCCCAGGAGGTGTTCAATCAATGTCAACTTGATGTTGAATGGTACTTCAAAGAAGGTGAGAAACTGTCTCCATCAACTACAGAAGTTGGAAAAATAGCGGTAGCCAAAGTTAGAGGGGAGGCCAAGAATATTCTGTTGGCAGAAAGAACAGCATTAAACATACTGAGCAGAAGCTCTGGTATTGCGACAGCCTCTTATAAAATAATCATGTCCGCTCGCAAAGTTGGCTACAGAGGCATAATTGCCGGTACCCGGAAGACCACTCCAGGCTTACGTAGACTTGAAAAGTATTCGATGCTAGTTGGCGGTTGCGACTCCCACCGTTACGACTTGTCCTCAATGGTCATGCTGAAAGATAATCATATCTGGTCAACGGGGTCCATCACAAATGCTGTACAGAATGCAAAAAGTGTTTGTGGATTCTCAGTCAAAATCGAAGTCGAATGTCAAACGGAAGAAGAGGCTGACGAGGCCATTGAGGCTGATGCGGATGTCATAATGCTTGACAACTTCAGTAAcgatttgttgaagatctGTGCCAAGAgcttgaaagaaaaatggcatggcaaaaaacattttctcCTAGAGTGTAGTGGAGGCTTGAAACGGGATAATCTCGAAAAGTTTTTGTGTGACGAAATAGATATATACAGCACCAGCAGTATTCACCAAGGTACAGAAGTGATCGACTTTTCGCTCAAGATTGACCATTGA
- the KAP114 gene encoding karyopherin KAP114 (similar to Saccharomyces cerevisiae KAP114 (YGL241W); ancestral locus Anc_3.564) yields the protein MPADIRKLIEDAQSSIDSVRKTAETNLLKWCDEDATQVFISLVHVALGDNSIISFRQFALVALRKLITMFWSPGFESYRGAVPINQDAKTFVRDSLLHLSLQDASLSKLRNAASYCVVQICAVDFPDEWPNILQVIYEAILSNCSLPAMSLLNEIYDDVVSEEMFFEDNIGPGTIDIIFRILKDPKSNCETILVALNLFHACLLELLTVSSSSSSKRKHIVMNSINEVFKIWGRFLQLNANIENLDYMKIRSKIYEDLALLKNEFPTKLFPKDNYLPFKDLVLHDLEDCAKVYLSIANRTDESAQLETVNEFAVRALEFLTSICDFTFEANEMSRIIVVLESLCCYSDETMENWSDDFNSFVSAEAGLTASFTTRDQAAEFLTALNDASFLMAFKCILKELSTISENDNSWKSQESILYLLQSIISNETQPSDDLGNIVLNVPLFLSSLLDWREANEFVQSRTMNLIPKFLEKFMDVFKNVKVLTADFFMKSLDLSLSSTSEIMKSSLLVGFTYYAYFADLPSVLGSEVCQEMQIKMLKLIYQVSQGAEDDTDGLLMEILSLLIDCNINGSHDNEILQSEFHLVLTISAKEPSNIQVVVESQTCLRKLLRLDGEAYAAYAERCLPSFLKVIEANKQTGYNYTPLLSLTLQLLDVFMSKKPTDSTISSSVLSYVFEPLKDVLLSSNDDDILQITTSSFNHLLYNSSSSEICPHLEETILVLDRLLSFDVSDTAAQNSGTLIVTILARFPAEIQSMFPVIINAVTEKLLKVKSIITSQNLVSVFCYLTCVDAYQTVDFLAGIQVENGNTTALALIISKWLEIFEEIRNETKVKENVFALSKLFLLADPRLAALKVNGNIIPYQGDQIITRSRAKEMPDRYTQVPFYTKIVMLFLTELDAQGRQQSEELFSNIPSRNDDAAEGGVDEDWEDVEDVLEYEKLQEYVQDSDEENGYDGYEDDDAYKEISQIYNLTQSTEELLVEFFREVTSKNINDFQSIYNSLSEEEKKVLSDNLV from the coding sequence ATGCCTGCTGACATTCGAAAATTGATTGAAGATGCTCAGTCTTCAATTGATAGCGTGAGAAAAACAGCAGAAACGAACCTTTTGAAATGGTGCGATGAGGACGCTACTCAAGTTTTCATTTCCCTAGTACATGTTGCTTTGGGGGACAACAGCATAATATCTTTCAGACAGTTCGCTTTGGTTGCTTTGAGAAAACTGATAACAATGTTTTGGAGTCCAGGATTTGAGTCGTACAGGGGGGCAGTCCCAATTAATCAGGATGCAAAAACCTTCGTGAGAGACTCTCTTCTTCACCTATCTTTGCAAGACGCTTCCCTTTCAAAGCTTAGAAATGCGGCTTCATATTGTGTTGTACAGATATGTGCAGTAGATTTCCCTGATGAATGGCCGAATATTTTACAGGTTATCTACGAGGCTATTTTGAGCAATTGCTCTTTGCCAGCGATGTCTTTGTTGAACGAGATATATGATGATGTGGTCTCCGAGGAAatgttttttgaagataatATAGGACCAGGAACCATTGATATaattttcagaattttaAAAGACCCGAAATCAAATTGCGAAACGATACTGGTGGCACTAAACTTATTTCACGCGTGCCTCTTGGAATTGTTAACAGTGagctcttcttcttcttccaaaagaaaACATATTGTAATGAACTCAATAAATGAAGTCTTTAAGATATGGGGACGTTTTTTACAATTGAATGCTAACATCGAGAATTTGGACTACATGAAAATAAGATCAAAAATCTATGAGGATTTAgctttgttgaaaaatgaatttcCAACAAAGctctttccaaaagatAATTATTTacctttcaaagatttggTTCTGCATGATCTAGAGGATTGTGCAAAGGTATATTTGTCAATAGCAAATCGTACAGATGAAAGTGCACAACTGGAAACTGTGAATGAATTTGCTGTTCGAGcacttgaatttttgacaTCCATATGTGATTTTACATTTGAGGCTAACGAAATGAGTAGAATTATCGTTGTTTTAGAAAGCCTCTGTTGCTACAGCGATGAAACAATGGAAAACTGGTCCGACGACTTCAATAGTTTTGTGTCCGCTGAGGCTGGATTAACAGCTTCGTTCACCACTAGAGATCAGGCCGCAGAGTTTTTAACGGCATTGAATGATGCCAGTTTTTTGATGGCTTTCAAGTGCATCCTAAAAGAGCTGTCGACAATTTCTGAAAACGATAACAGTTGGAAGTCTCAAGAATCCATATTATATTTATTGCAgtcaataatttcaaatgagaCACAACCCTCTGATGATTTAGGCAACATTGTCCTTAATGTTCCACTGTTTTTGAGCTCACTTCTAGATTGGAGAGAAGCAAATGAGTTTGTTCAATCAAGAACaatgaatttgattccaaaatttttggaaaaattcatGGATGTCTTTAAGAATGTTAAAGTTTTGACtgctgatttttttatgaaaTCGCTTGACTTGTCTCTGTCTAGTACTAGCGAAATTATGAAGTCATCACTACTAGTGGGATTCACCTACTATGCTTATTTTGCGGATCTTCCGTCTGTTCTTGGAAGCGAAGTATGCCAAGAAAtgcaaataaaaatgttgaaacTGATCTATCAGGTTTCTCAAGGAGCAGAAGATGATACAGATGGTTTGTTAATGGAGATTCTCAGTCTGTTGATTGATTGCAACATCAATGGCAGTCACGACAACGAGATCTTACAATCAGAGTTTCATCTGGTGCTCACAATTTCTGCTAAAGAACCATCAAACATTCAAGTTGTCGTTGAATCTCAGACATGCTTACGCAAACTTCTGCGCCTTGATGGAGAAGCGTACGCAGCATATGCAGAAAGATGTTtgccttcttttttgaaagttaTTGAGGCCAATAAACAGACTGGCTACAATTATACTCCCCTCCTGTCACTTACTCTCCAACTTTTAGACGTCTTCATGTCTAAAAAACCAACTGACAGTacaatttcatcttctgtACTCAGTTACGTTTTCGAACCTCTGAAAGATGTGCTTTTATCTTCCAATGATGACGACATTTTACAAATCACAACCTCTTCCTTCAATCATTTGCTATACAACTCAAGCAGTAGTGAAATTTGCCCTCATTTAGAGGAAACAATTCTCGTCTTGGACAGATTATTGTCGTTCGATGTGTCTGACACTGCGGCACAGAATTCTGGGACATTGATTGTTACCATTCTCGCCAGATTCCCAGCTGAAATTCAAAGCATGTTTCCTGTCATTATAAATGCGGTGACAGAAAAACTCTTAAAGGTCAAAAGTATTATTACGTCCCAAAATTTAGTCTCTGTGTTCTGCTATTTAACATGTGTCGATGCGTATCAGACTGTTGATTTTCTGGCAGGAATACAGgttgaaaatggaaatacTACAGCACTTGCATTAATCATATCCAAGTGGTTGGAGATATTCgaagaaataagaaatgAAACTAAAGTTAAAGAGAACGTGTTTGCTTTGAGCAAGCTTTTTCTCTTGGCAGATCCCAGATTAGCAGCTTTAAAAGTCAATGGGAACATTATACCATACCAAGGTGACCAAATCATAACCAGATCTAGGGCAAAAGAAATGCCAGATAGATATACCCAAGTCCCGTTTTATACCAAGATTGTCATGCTATTCCTTACAGAACTAGATGCTCAAGGCAGACAGCAATCTGAGGagcttttttcaaatattccATCCCGGAATGATGATGCTGCCGAAGGTGGCGTAGATGAAGATTGGGAAGATGTAGAAGACGTTTtagaatatgaaaaattgcaGGAGTACGTACAAGACAGTGACGAGGAAAACGGCTACGACGGCTACGAGGATGATGACGCATATAAAGAAATTTCTCAGATATATAATCTGACACAGAGTACTGAGGAATTGCTTGTCGAATTTTTCCGAGAAGTAACTAGTAAAAATATCAACGACTTCCAGAGCATATACAATTCTTTGtcagaagaggaaaaaaaagtgttgTCTGATAATTTAGTGTAA
- the DOC1 gene encoding anaphase promoting complex subunit DOC1 (similar to Saccharomyces cerevisiae DOC1 (YGL240W); ancestral locus Anc_3.562) codes for MDRDDLNSILDGLAPSCALKPVRKHTAKPLILNELAPNGQAHMFVNKPHTDYNNLSARTLSERFMEGLHLLNCDSMMNVCHLAYWKPSSHKQGNPIENALDDNPETFWQSDGLQPHTLDIMFSKRMTISMIALYFSLISDESYTPRFVKIYVGNCPADALFYKTLDILDLNGWIALTFEDNREEDGLLKCQFIRLVFPVNHENGKDTHLRGIKIYAPCRKISAESADWIQLCESGNACLTECSLR; via the coding sequence ATGGATAGAGATGATCTCAACAGTATTCTAGATGGATTAGCACCCTCGTGCGCGTTGAAGCCAGTCAGAAAGCATACAGCGAAGCCTCTGATACTGAATGAACTGGCGCCAAACGGGCAGGCTCACATGTTCGTAAACAAACCACACACTGATTACAACAATTTGAGTGCTAGAACTCTTTCTGAACGCTTCATGGAGGGTCTGCATTTGCTAAATTGCGATTCGATGATGAATGTATGCCATCTGGCATATTGGAAGCCCTCCTCCCACAAGCAAGGAAACCCCATCGAAAATGCTCTGGACGACAACCCTGAGACATTTTGGCAAAGTGACGGTCTGCAGCCCCATACACTAGATATTATGTTTAGCAAACGTATGACTATCAGCATGATTgcattgtatttttcactGATATCAGATGAATCATACACACCAAGATTCGTAAAGATCTATGTAGGAAATTGCCCCGCGGACGCATTGTTTTACAAAACCCTAGACATACTTGATTTGAACGGATGGATTGCTTTgacttttgaagataatCGTGAAGAAGATGGGCTGCTTAAATGCCAGTTCATCCGTTTGGTTTTCCCTGTCAACCACGAAAATGGCAAAGACACTCATCTGCGAGGTATCAAGATATACGCACCttgcagaaaaatttctgCAGAGTCTGCAGACTGGATACAACTGTGCGAGTCTGGCAATGCCTGTTTAACAGAGTGTTCCTTAAGGTAA